A stretch of Abyssogena phaseoliformis symbiont OG214 DNA encodes these proteins:
- the tsaB gene encoding tRNA (adenosine(37)-N6)-threonylcarbamoyltransferase complex dimerization subunit type 1 TsaB has protein sequence MMNLLAIDTCTDTCSVSLHTQGEIFSRFVQGVEKSSGLILSLCDEVFKAGQLLPSALGGIIYTKGPGAFTGVRMCVSVVQGISLAHNIPTMEVSTLELLGFGAFKKYNTNKIAIALDARMSEVYWGIYQNQVLSKESLQKPNEVDTFGKDFIGVGSGWGAYENELIQQTGIGTYIADFYPKAENLIALYLTYVNKNINFSNKLALPTYLRNNVAHKSLK, from the coding sequence ATGATGAATTTATTAGCAATTGATACGTGTACTGATACGTGCTCAGTAAGTCTGCACACGCAAGGTGAAATATTTTCTCGTTTTGTTCAAGGTGTGGAGAAAAGTTCAGGTTTAATATTATCACTTTGTGATGAGGTTTTTAAAGCCGGTCAATTGTTACCATCTGCTTTGGGCGGTATTATTTACACCAAAGGCCCTGGTGCTTTTACAGGGGTTAGGATGTGCGTCAGTGTGGTTCAGGGCATATCATTGGCACATAACATTCCTACAATGGAGGTTTCAACACTTGAGTTGCTTGGATTTGGTGCGTTTAAAAAATACAATACCAACAAGATTGCCATTGCGCTTGACGCGCGCATGAGTGAGGTATATTGGGGTATTTATCAAAACCAAGTCTTATCTAAGGAAAGTTTACAAAAGCCTAATGAGGTGGACACATTTGGAAAAGATTTTATTGGTGTGGGTAGTGGATGGGGCGCTTATGAAAATGAACTTATTCAACAAACGGGTATTGGTACTTATATTGCCGATTTTTATCCAAAGGCTGAAAACCTTATAGCGCTTTACTTAACCTATGTTAACAAAAACATTAATTTTAGCAATAAGTTAGCATTGCCAACTTATTTACGTAATAATGTTGCACATAAGTCGCTAAAATAA
- the rplI gene encoding 50S ribosomal protein L9: protein MQVILLEKIQKLGSLGDLANVKAGYARNFLIPQGKVKPATKANLAEFELIKAELQASEAETLKNAQAIETKMVGTVCTIQANAGEEGKLFGSINTTDIQTSLAASGFKVEKRNINMPEAIRHTGEYEISVDLHTDITVSIKVVIEASQEA from the coding sequence ATGCAAGTAATTTTATTAGAAAAAATCCAAAAATTAGGCAGCTTAGGCGACCTAGCTAATGTTAAAGCAGGCTATGCTCGTAACTTTTTAATTCCTCAAGGCAAAGTCAAGCCTGCAACTAAAGCAAACTTGGCTGAATTTGAATTGATTAAAGCCGAGTTACAAGCCTCTGAGGCTGAAACACTTAAAAATGCACAAGCAATTGAAACCAAAATGGTAGGTACTGTTTGCACCATCCAAGCCAATGCGGGCGAAGAAGGCAAATTATTTGGCTCCATCAATACCACTGACATTCAAACAAGTCTTGCAGCAAGTGGTTTTAAAGTTGAAAAGCGCAATATCAACATGCCTGAGGCAATTCGCCATACGGGTGAATATGAAATCAGTGTTGATTTACATACAGATATTACAGTGAGTATTAAAGTTGTTATTGAGGCTTCTCAAGAAGCATAA
- the rpsR gene encoding 30S ribosomal protein S18, producing MAKQVKRKRRPQIKINAFCRFTAAGVTRIDYKDVDTLLKNIDESGKITPSRMTGTSAKFQRQLTTAIKRARFLALIPYTDKHKK from the coding sequence ATGGCCAAGCAAGTAAAAAGAAAACGTAGACCTCAAATTAAAATTAACGCTTTTTGCCGTTTTACGGCAGCAGGCGTTACAAGAATTGATTATAAAGATGTTGATACACTACTTAAAAACATTGATGAAAGTGGCAAAATCACGCCATCAAGAATGACAGGCACCAGTGCTAAATTTCAACGTCAACTAACAACTGCCATTAAAAGAGCTAGATTTTTAGCCCTTATTCCTTATACTGACAAGCACAAGAAATAG
- a CDS encoding biosynthetic peptidoglycan transglycosylase has protein sequence MFKQLTIALILLSTVTFSVYLSHLSQLLDDAFSDKASADILSFEQQPKAMINMLLLVEDQSFFKHSGVDFKEITRVVCDYIFYDKPLRGASTITMQLIKNTLLNRERSLGRKVKEALMALLLEHSFDKKFILNRYINTVYLGQKGNISINGFTNATRFYFNKEVAVLSLEEMATLVALIKGPDYYHPVRHSLRLLKRKQLVLSIYHKFEKIVK, from the coding sequence TTGTTTAAACAATTGACCATTGCTTTAATTTTGCTAAGTACGGTAACTTTTTCCGTGTATTTAAGTCATTTAAGCCAGTTACTTGATGATGCGTTTTCTGACAAGGCAAGTGCAGATATTTTGAGTTTTGAGCAGCAACCCAAAGCGATGATTAATATGCTTTTACTGGTGGAAGACCAGTCATTTTTTAAACATTCTGGTGTGGATTTTAAAGAAATTACCAGGGTTGTTTGTGATTATATATTTTATGACAAGCCACTTCGTGGGGCGAGCACCATAACGATGCAGTTAATCAAAAATACCTTGTTAAATAGAGAGCGAAGTTTAGGGCGAAAGGTCAAGGAAGCATTGATGGCGTTATTATTGGAGCACTCGTTTGATAAAAAATTCATACTCAATCGTTACATAAATACTGTGTATTTAGGTCAAAAAGGCAACATAAGTATTAATGGCTTTACCAATGCCACTCGGTTTTATTTTAATAAAGAAGTAGCGGTGTTATCATTAGAAGAAATGGCTACGCTTGTGGCTTTGATTAAAGGTCCTGATTATTATCATCCAGTTAGACATTCGTTAAGACTACTTAAACGCAAGCAATTGGTTTTATCTATCTACCACAAGTTTGAGAAAATTGTAAAATAA
- a CDS encoding heme ABC transporter permease, with protein sequence MWKWIQAFASPKNFYQISQKIIPWFLFPFIVLTLVGLYWGLIVAPIDYQQGESYRIMFIHVPAAWMSMFIYLVLAISGGIGLIWQIKLAYVVAKVSAPIGAAFTFLALVTGAVWGKPMWGTWWVWDARLTSELILLFLYLAYMSLNNAFDNPKTASKASSVLAIVGLINLPIIHYSVKWWNTLHQGASVSVNKVAVQDADMLIALLLMGMAFKFLYGALMLMRARDEVLVTEQNSSWVKKVIMEHG encoded by the coding sequence ATGTGGAAATGGATTCAAGCGTTTGCTTCGCCTAAAAACTTCTATCAAATTAGTCAAAAAATTATCCCTTGGTTTTTATTTCCTTTTATTGTTTTAACATTGGTGGGTTTGTACTGGGGGTTGATTGTGGCACCCATTGATTACCAACAAGGTGAGAGTTATCGTATTATGTTTATTCATGTGCCTGCTGCATGGATGAGTATGTTTATTTATTTGGTATTGGCGATTTCGGGCGGTATTGGCCTGATTTGGCAAATTAAATTAGCATACGTGGTTGCCAAGGTGTCAGCGCCCATTGGGGCGGCATTTACCTTTTTAGCTTTGGTTACTGGCGCAGTTTGGGGAAAACCGATGTGGGGTACTTGGTGGGTGTGGGACGCACGTTTAACCTCAGAGTTAATTTTGCTGTTTTTGTATTTGGCTTATATGTCACTTAATAATGCATTTGATAATCCTAAAACCGCATCTAAGGCTTCTTCAGTGTTGGCGATTGTGGGTTTGATTAATTTGCCCATTATTCATTATTCGGTTAAGTGGTGGAACACCTTACACCAAGGTGCGTCAGTCAGCGTCAATAAAGTGGCCGTTCAAGATGCTGATATGTTGATCGCACTATTATTAATGGGCATGGCATTTAAGTTTTTATATGGCGCGCTTATGCTAATGAGGGCTAGAGA
- the rpsF gene encoding 30S ribosomal protein S6: MRHYEITLIVHPDQSAQVGTMMDKYKEITAAGGGKIHREEDWGRKHLAYPIKKIYKAHYLMMNIECDQEVLDKLDYNFRFNDAILRNLITSEDKAITTPSIMMVNKDKEKGKS; this comes from the coding sequence ATGAGACATTATGAGATTACACTGATTGTCCACCCTGACCAGTCAGCTCAGGTAGGCACAATGATGGACAAGTACAAAGAAATCACCGCCGCTGGTGGTGGTAAAATTCACAGAGAAGAAGACTGGGGACGTAAACATTTGGCCTATCCAATCAAAAAAATTTATAAAGCGCATTACTTAATGATGAACATTGAGTGCGATCAAGAAGTGCTTGATAAACTTGATTATAATTTCCGTTTTAACGATGCCATTCTTAGAAATTTAATCACTTCTGAAGATAAAGCAATCACCACACCTTCAATCATGATGGTTAATAAAGACAAAGAAAAGGGGAAATCATAA